From Novosphingobium sp. 9, the proteins below share one genomic window:
- a CDS encoding TonB-dependent receptor domain-containing protein, which produces MKIRNLRKRALVASSALNAIAALGGGLAISAMLPDVAAAQDYTSGAMTGTVTDDSGKTVPGATVVISSESLGINRTVTTTESGSFRTVGLPAGNYNVEVTGPGGGSFRAEGVVVQNSSTAQIGVTLSTGQAIVVTGARVQQAFAGTTTGINVDVQDLVKTTAIGRDLSSIILLAPGTTSGDSAFGNYVSIGGSSVAENAYYFNGMNITNFDNYLGSAEIPFDFYKSVEVKSGGYSAEYGRATGGIINAVSKSGTNDFYAAAHINWSPNYLRSSSKDLLNCDEDGCVRSTDREADRANNFSTTLEAGGPIIKDRLFVYGLLQTRHVTQLTHSLSSGTAYRYEDNDPFWGAKVDAYPIDSQHLEFTIFDTRHTNHRTAMPITVADNGDISYGAGSKLDYKYGGVNFVGKYTGTMTDWLTVSAAYGRVKDRFDTPIEDSATPYVYNNSGHAVGQYGNASYLTDQRSATVGEPYNTERKFFRADADLYFSLLGDHHIRGGYDTEKNTLNHYTNDTGTALCDSGYLSTELCAQGGGAYISLLSSATTDGSGTVDYARLTYYQAGGSFKARNSAYYIQDEWKVTPRLTLNLGLRRDDFAVNKADGSTMVDLKKNYAPRLSATYKLWNDESGTIKAFYGTYYSPVASNTAYRQASSEYYFREAWAYSGIDSNGIPILTNQLTNIPAFTATCPFGITPGSSGSNCTVTGNGTVPDTNAAIAKNLKATKETEIILGYEQRVGDWTFGLTYTHRKLNRTAEDMAIDAAVNAYCEQNGLDCGDTWSGYTQYVITNPGSDLTVNLNGLDGRQVTFTAAELGYPKAKRSFDAVTFEFKRPMKDGWTIQGNYMWSKSKGNIEGGVQSDFGQDDTGITQDFDQPGFTEYAYGYLPNDRRHRINIFGAVELSKQFTLGLRAQIQSPRHLSCIGYYPVEDSFENGYGAASHYCGGEPSPRGTAQKSDWTSTFDISARYNVTIPSGQTVTLRADVFNLLNSQAIEKRYEIGEIGYGVADPNYGQATGYQAPRYIRVGADITF; this is translated from the coding sequence ATGAAGATCCGAAATCTTCGCAAGCGCGCGCTTGTCGCGAGCTCTGCGCTTAACGCGATTGCGGCGCTGGGCGGTGGGCTCGCCATCAGCGCCATGTTGCCGGATGTCGCAGCCGCGCAGGACTACACCTCGGGCGCCATGACCGGCACCGTCACCGATGACAGCGGCAAGACCGTTCCCGGTGCAACCGTGGTGATCAGCTCCGAATCGCTGGGTATCAACCGCACCGTCACGACCACTGAGTCCGGCTCGTTCCGCACCGTAGGCCTACCTGCCGGCAACTACAACGTCGAGGTCACGGGGCCGGGCGGAGGCTCGTTCCGTGCCGAAGGCGTGGTCGTACAGAACTCGTCGACCGCACAGATCGGCGTCACGCTTTCGACCGGCCAGGCAATCGTTGTCACCGGCGCGCGCGTGCAGCAGGCCTTTGCCGGCACTACCACCGGCATCAACGTGGATGTGCAGGACCTGGTCAAGACCACCGCGATCGGGCGCGATCTCAGCAGCATCATCCTGCTGGCACCCGGCACCACTTCGGGCGACTCGGCCTTCGGCAACTACGTCTCGATCGGCGGTTCTTCGGTCGCCGAAAATGCCTACTACTTCAACGGCATGAACATCACGAACTTCGACAACTACCTCGGTAGCGCCGAAATTCCGTTCGACTTCTACAAGTCGGTCGAAGTGAAGTCGGGCGGCTACTCGGCCGAATACGGCCGCGCCACCGGCGGTATCATCAACGCGGTTTCGAAGTCGGGCACCAACGATTTTTACGCCGCCGCACACATCAACTGGTCGCCGAACTACCTGCGCAGCAGCTCGAAGGACCTTTTGAACTGCGATGAGGACGGTTGCGTACGCAGCACCGACCGCGAAGCCGACCGCGCCAACAACTTCTCCACCACGCTGGAAGCGGGCGGCCCGATCATCAAGGATCGCCTGTTCGTCTACGGCCTTCTGCAGACCCGCCACGTCACCCAGCTGACTCACTCGCTGTCGTCGGGCACCGCCTATCGTTACGAGGATAACGATCCGTTCTGGGGCGCGAAGGTCGATGCCTATCCGATCGACAGCCAGCACCTCGAATTCACCATCTTCGACACGCGCCACACCAACCACCGCACCGCGATGCCGATCACGGTAGCGGATAACGGCGACATCTCCTACGGTGCAGGCAGCAAGCTGGACTACAAGTACGGCGGCGTAAACTTCGTCGGTAAGTACACCGGCACGATGACCGACTGGTTGACGGTTTCGGCCGCTTATGGTCGCGTAAAGGATCGCTTCGACACACCTATCGAAGATTCGGCAACACCTTACGTCTATAATAACTCTGGTCACGCCGTTGGCCAGTACGGCAACGCCAGCTACCTGACCGATCAGCGTAGCGCTACCGTGGGCGAGCCTTACAACACTGAGCGAAAGTTCTTCCGCGCAGATGCTGACCTGTATTTCAGCCTGCTGGGTGATCACCACATCCGTGGCGGTTACGATACCGAAAAGAACACGCTGAATCATTACACGAACGACACCGGTACGGCGCTGTGCGACAGCGGCTACCTGTCGACAGAGCTGTGTGCCCAGGGTGGTGGTGCTTACATCTCGCTGCTGAGCTCTGCCACGACTGATGGCAGCGGCACCGTCGATTACGCACGCCTCACCTATTATCAGGCTGGCGGTAGCTTCAAGGCTCGCAACTCGGCGTACTACATCCAAGACGAATGGAAGGTAACGCCGCGCCTGACCCTGAACCTTGGTCTGCGCCGCGACGACTTTGCTGTGAACAAGGCTGACGGTTCGACCATGGTCGACCTGAAGAAGAACTACGCACCGCGCCTGTCGGCCACTTACAAGCTGTGGAACGATGAATCCGGCACGATCAAGGCCTTCTACGGCACCTATTACTCGCCCGTCGCCAGCAACACGGCTTATCGCCAGGCATCTTCGGAATACTACTTCCGCGAAGCCTGGGCCTATTCGGGAATTGACTCGAACGGCATCCCGATCCTGACCAACCAGCTCACCAACATCCCCGCGTTCACGGCAACCTGCCCCTTCGGCATCACGCCGGGATCGAGCGGATCGAACTGCACCGTCACGGGTAATGGCACCGTGCCGGATACCAACGCTGCAATCGCCAAGAACCTGAAGGCGACCAAGGAAACCGAAATCATCCTCGGTTACGAGCAGCGCGTGGGTGACTGGACCTTCGGCCTGACCTACACACACCGCAAGCTGAACCGTACGGCAGAAGACATGGCGATCGACGCCGCCGTCAATGCGTACTGCGAGCAGAACGGTCTGGATTGCGGTGACACCTGGTCGGGTTACACCCAGTATGTCATCACCAATCCCGGTTCGGACCTGACGGTCAACCTGAACGGCCTCGACGGGCGCCAGGTCACCTTCACCGCCGCAGAACTGGGTTACCCGAAGGCGAAGCGCTCTTTCGACGCTGTGACCTTCGAGTTCAAGCGTCCGATGAAGGACGGCTGGACCATCCAGGGCAACTACATGTGGTCGAAGAGCAAGGGTAACATCGAAGGTGGTGTGCAGTCGGACTTCGGTCAGGACGATACCGGCATCACGCAGGACTTCGACCAGCCGGGCTTCACCGAATACGCCTATGGCTACCTGCCGAACGATCGTCGTCACCGTATCAACATCTTCGGTGCCGTCGAACTCAGCAAGCAGTTCACGCTGGGCCTGCGTGCGCAGATCCAGTCGCCGCGTCACCTGAGCTGCATCGGCTACTATCCGGTCGAAGACTCGTTCGAGAACGGCTACGGCGCTGCCTCGCACTATTGCGGCGGCGAACCCAGCCCGCGTGGCACGGCCCAGAAGAGCGACTGGACGTCGACCTTCGACATCTCGGCGCGCTACAACGTCACGATCCCGAGCGGTCAGACCGTCACGCTGCGTGCTGACGTGTTCAACCTGCTCAACTCGCAGGCGATCGAGAAGCGCTACGAAATCGGCGAAATCGGCTATGGCGTGGCTGACCCGAACTATGGTCAGGCGACCGGGTATCAGGCTCCGCGTTACATCCGCGTGGGTGCTGACATCACGTTCTAA
- the clpB gene encoding ATP-dependent chaperone ClpB, which produces MNLEKFTDRAKGFLQAAQTVAIRLSHQRIAPEHILKALLDDPEGMAAGLIQRAGGNAAFAVQELDAALAKLPSVSGSGAQGAPGLDNDAVRVLDQAEQLSAKSGDSFVTVERLLLALALAKTTAAGKALETGNLTPQALEAAITQLRGGRTADSAGAENAYDAMKKYARDLTQAAKDGKLDPVIGRDEEIRRTVQILARRTKNNPVLIGDPGVGKTAIAEGLALRIANGDVPDSLKDRQLMALDMGSLIAGAKYRGEFEERLKAVLDEVKGAEGQIILFIDEMHTLIGAGASEGSMDAGNLLKPALARGELHCIGATTLDEYQKYVEKDAALQRRFQPVFVGEPTVEDTISILRGLKEKYELHHGVRITDGALVAAATLSNRYITNRFLPDKAIDLMDEAASRIRMEVESKPEEIEKLDRRIIQLKIEEMALSKENDTASKDRLVALREELANLEQQSSELTTRWQNERDKIAAEGRVKEQLDAARIELEQAQRQGDYARAGELSYSKIPALEKQLSEAQAQSSNALLREEVTEDDIAGVVSRWTGVPVDRMLQGEREKLLNMEQVLGARVIGQEQAVAAVSKAVRRARAGLQDPNRPLGSFLFLGPTGVGKTELTKALAEFLFDDDTAMVRIDMSEFMEKHAVSRLIGAPPGYVGYDEGGVLTEAVRRRPYQVVLFDEVEKAHPDVFNVLLQVLDDGRLTDGQGRQVDFTNTIIILTSNLGSQYLASLDDDQDVEAVEPQVMEVVRGHFRPEFLNRLDEIVLFHRLGQSHMGPIVDIQVNRVQKLLKDRKIVLDLTEAAKRWLGRVGYDPIYGARPLKRAVQRYLQDPLAERLLAGDVPDGSHVHIEDGDGALVMTVE; this is translated from the coding sequence ATGAATCTCGAAAAGTTTACCGACCGCGCCAAGGGCTTTCTTCAGGCGGCGCAGACCGTCGCGATCCGGCTGAGCCATCAGCGCATTGCGCCCGAACATATCCTCAAGGCCCTGCTCGATGATCCCGAAGGCATGGCCGCCGGGCTGATCCAGCGCGCGGGCGGCAATGCCGCGTTCGCCGTGCAGGAACTGGATGCGGCGCTGGCCAAGCTGCCGTCGGTCTCGGGCAGCGGCGCACAAGGCGCGCCGGGGCTCGATAACGACGCGGTGCGCGTGCTCGATCAGGCCGAGCAGCTGTCCGCCAAGTCGGGCGACAGCTTCGTCACCGTCGAGCGGCTGCTGCTGGCACTGGCGCTCGCCAAGACCACGGCGGCGGGCAAGGCGCTGGAGACGGGCAATCTCACCCCGCAGGCGCTGGAAGCCGCGATCACCCAGCTGCGCGGCGGTCGCACCGCCGACAGCGCGGGTGCAGAAAACGCCTACGACGCAATGAAGAAGTATGCGCGCGATCTGACGCAGGCGGCAAAGGACGGCAAGCTCGACCCGGTGATCGGCCGCGACGAGGAAATCCGTCGCACCGTGCAGATTCTCGCGCGTCGCACCAAGAACAACCCCGTGCTCATCGGCGATCCCGGCGTCGGCAAGACGGCCATCGCCGAGGGGCTCGCGCTGCGCATCGCCAATGGCGACGTGCCCGATTCGCTCAAGGATCGCCAGCTGATGGCGCTCGACATGGGGTCGCTGATCGCGGGCGCGAAGTATCGCGGCGAGTTCGAGGAGCGGTTGAAGGCCGTGCTCGACGAGGTGAAGGGCGCCGAAGGCCAGATCATCCTCTTCATCGACGAGATGCACACGCTGATCGGCGCGGGCGCTTCCGAAGGCTCGATGGATGCGGGCAACCTGCTCAAGCCAGCGCTGGCGCGCGGAGAGCTGCACTGCATCGGTGCGACCACGCTCGACGAGTATCAGAAGTACGTCGAGAAGGACGCGGCCCTGCAGCGCCGTTTCCAGCCGGTCTTTGTGGGCGAGCCCACGGTCGAGGACACTATCTCGATCCTGCGCGGGCTCAAGGAGAAGTACGAACTGCACCACGGCGTGCGGATCACCGATGGCGCGCTGGTGGCGGCGGCGACGCTGTCGAACCGCTACATCACCAACCGCTTCCTGCCTGACAAGGCGATCGACCTGATGGACGAGGCCGCCAGCCGCATCCGCATGGAAGTGGAAAGCAAGCCCGAGGAGATCGAGAAGCTCGACCGCCGCATCATCCAGCTCAAGATCGAGGAAATGGCGCTTTCGAAGGAGAACGACACAGCCTCGAAGGACCGGCTGGTGGCGCTGCGCGAGGAACTGGCGAACCTTGAACAGCAGTCGAGCGAGTTGACCACCCGCTGGCAGAACGAGCGCGACAAGATCGCTGCCGAGGGCCGCGTGAAGGAGCAGCTCGATGCCGCGCGGATCGAACTGGAGCAGGCACAGCGTCAGGGCGACTATGCCAGGGCGGGCGAGCTTTCGTACTCGAAGATCCCCGCGCTGGAAAAGCAGCTCTCGGAAGCGCAGGCCCAATCGAGCAATGCCCTGCTGCGCGAGGAAGTGACCGAGGACGATATCGCAGGCGTCGTCAGCCGCTGGACTGGCGTTCCGGTCGATCGCATGCTGCAGGGCGAGCGCGAGAAGCTGCTCAACATGGAGCAGGTGCTCGGCGCGCGTGTCATCGGGCAGGAGCAGGCGGTTGCCGCCGTGTCCAAGGCGGTGCGCCGTGCGCGTGCCGGGCTTCAGGACCCGAACCGACCGCTCGGCTCGTTCCTGTTCCTCGGGCCCACGGGCGTCGGCAAGACCGAACTGACCAAGGCGCTCGCCGAATTCCTGTTCGATGATGACACCGCGATGGTGCGCATCGACATGTCGGAGTTCATGGAGAAGCACGCGGTTTCCCGCCTGATCGGCGCGCCTCCGGGCTATGTCGGGTACGACGAGGGCGGTGTGCTCACCGAGGCAGTACGGCGCAGGCCCTATCAGGTCGTGCTGTTCGATGAGGTGGAGAAGGCGCACCCCGATGTCTTCAACGTCCTTCTTCAGGTGCTCGACGACGGGCGGCTGACCGACGGACAGGGGCGTCAGGTGGACTTCACCAACACGATCATCATCCTGACCAGCAACTTGGGCAGCCAGTACCTCGCCAGCCTGGATGACGATCAGGATGTCGAGGCGGTCGAGCCGCAGGTGATGGAGGTGGTCCGCGGGCATTTCCGGCCCGAGTTCCTCAACCGTCTGGACGAGATCGTGCTGTTCCATAGGCTGGGGCAAAGCCACATGGGGCCGATTGTCGATATCCAGGTCAACCGGGTGCAGAAGCTGCTGAAGGATCGCAAGATCGTGCTCGATCTGACCGAGGCGGCCAAGCGCTGGCTGGGTCGGGTCGGTTACGATCCGATCTATGGCGCACGGCCGCTCAAGCGTGCGGTGCAGCGTTACCTGCAGGACCCGCTGGCTGAAAGGCTGCTGGCAGGCGACGTGCCTGATGGCTCGCACGTTCATATCGAGGATGGCGATGGCGCGCTGGTGATGACGGTGGAATAA
- a CDS encoding M16 family metallopeptidase, with protein sequence MRHTPLSRTLALTAALALPLAALSFGAPALAKAKPPAPSAAAPSAKDTAPAASPAQLAAQIDIPYQTFTLPNGLTTIVHTDRKAPIVGVTVYYRVGSKNEPRGHTGFAHLYEHLFFGGSANVPNFDIPLEAAGSTATNGSTWYDRTNYVETVPTGALDLALFMESDRMGDLLPAVTQDKLDKQRGVVQNEKRQGDNQPYGLVQYAEAEGLLPIGHPYRHTTIGSMADLDAATLTDVRKWFTDHYGPNNVVLVLSGDIDAATARPKVEKWFGWIPRGPAVQPVNAGPVTLAAPKSLDITDQVPVLRLMREWTGPGVNDPETPALQVGLYILGGLGSSRLDNALVRGSQQAVSVSASDQVQQELSYLQAQMDVKPGVDRAAAEAAFDKVIADFIAKGPTADEVQRAVASIMSSQIDGLEMVGGFSGKGATLAEGEVYSGDPAKYKKDLEAMAALTPEAVRAAVAKWMGRPVFKLAIVPGERTMSGDQLGGWGDEKDHPAPPKDPHVKAPALPEGPKRTAPAVQPVEALKFPTLERATLSNGIPVVLARRTAIPKVEIAIDFDAGYAADALDTPGTQGLMLGMLDEGTTTRSATQIAEEQERLGAQIQTGASLDQSTIGLSALTANLAPSLALAADVLLHPAFKAEDVARVKGQTEAKLAQVLSSPNYLANRTLAAELYGKHPYAQPSDGLGNAASLAALTPADLKAAHDKWLRPDLAKITVVGDITMAQLKPLLEQAFGGWKAPAGAKPVKPITAATPAPTARIVLIDRPHSPQSVIMAGRVEALTGRTQGMEPLMLANDVLGGDFLSRLNSDIREEKGWSYGVASGVTQPMGPRALTLRAPVQSDKTGASIAAMIADMKAFPATQPVTPVELQRVTDGTIRGLPNEFETNSDVLSAIRKDELLGRPDDYYARLPATLRAIDGKAIGQAAAQWLQPGGMTFVIVGDKSVVEPQLKGLGLPVEVREAPKVGGANADGDDTGEN encoded by the coding sequence ATGCGACACACCCCCCTTTCGCGCACGCTCGCGCTAACCGCCGCCCTTGCCCTGCCGCTCGCCGCGCTGTCATTCGGCGCCCCGGCGCTCGCGAAGGCCAAGCCGCCCGCTCCAAGTGCAGCGGCGCCCAGCGCAAAGGACACCGCACCGGCGGCCAGCCCGGCCCAACTCGCCGCCCAAATCGACATTCCCTACCAGACCTTCACCCTGCCCAATGGCCTCACCACCATCGTCCATACCGACCGCAAGGCACCGATCGTCGGCGTGACGGTCTACTACCGCGTCGGCTCCAAGAACGAGCCGCGCGGCCACACCGGCTTTGCGCACCTCTACGAGCACCTGTTCTTCGGCGGCTCGGCCAATGTGCCCAACTTCGATATTCCGCTGGAGGCGGCAGGCTCCACCGCCACCAATGGCTCGACCTGGTACGATCGTACCAACTACGTCGAGACCGTGCCGACCGGCGCGCTTGATCTTGCCCTGTTCATGGAAAGCGACCGCATGGGCGACCTGCTCCCGGCGGTGACGCAGGACAAGCTCGACAAGCAGCGCGGCGTTGTCCAGAACGAAAAACGTCAGGGCGACAACCAGCCCTATGGCCTCGTCCAGTACGCCGAAGCCGAAGGGCTGCTGCCGATCGGCCACCCCTATCGCCACACCACCATCGGCTCGATGGCCGACCTCGACGCCGCGACGCTGACCGACGTGCGCAAGTGGTTCACCGACCATTATGGCCCCAACAACGTGGTGCTCGTGCTCTCGGGCGATATCGACGCGGCGACGGCCAGGCCCAAGGTCGAGAAGTGGTTCGGCTGGATTCCGCGCGGTCCCGCCGTGCAACCGGTGAACGCCGGCCCGGTGACACTGGCCGCGCCCAAGTCGCTCGACATCACCGATCAGGTGCCCGTGCTGCGCCTGATGCGCGAATGGACCGGGCCGGGCGTCAACGATCCCGAGACGCCGGCGCTACAGGTGGGCCTCTACATTCTCGGCGGCCTTGGCAGTTCGCGCCTCGACAATGCGCTGGTGCGCGGCTCGCAGCAGGCCGTCAGCGTTTCCGCCTCCGATCAGGTGCAGCAGGAACTGAGCTATCTGCAGGCGCAAATGGACGTGAAGCCCGGCGTCGATCGTGCCGCGGCGGAAGCGGCCTTCGACAAGGTGATCGCCGACTTCATCGCCAAGGGGCCGACCGCAGACGAGGTGCAGCGCGCCGTCGCCAGCATCATGTCGAGCCAGATCGACGGGCTGGAAATGGTCGGCGGCTTCTCCGGCAAGGGTGCCACACTGGCCGAGGGTGAGGTCTATTCGGGCGATCCGGCCAAGTACAAGAAGGACCTCGAAGCGATGGCCGCGCTGACGCCCGAGGCGGTGCGTGCAGCGGTCGCCAAGTGGATGGGCCGCCCGGTGTTCAAGCTGGCGATCGTGCCGGGTGAGCGCACGATGAGCGGCGATCAGCTTGGCGGCTGGGGTGACGAAAAGGACCACCCGGCCCCGCCGAAGGACCCGCACGTCAAGGCACCGGCGCTGCCCGAAGGCCCCAAGCGCACTGCGCCTGCGGTACAGCCTGTCGAAGCGCTCAAGTTCCCCACGCTGGAACGTGCAACGCTGTCCAACGGCATTCCGGTGGTGCTGGCCCGCCGCACCGCGATCCCCAAGGTGGAGATCGCCATCGACTTCGACGCCGGTTACGCCGCCGACGCGCTCGACACACCGGGCACGCAGGGACTGATGCTCGGCATGCTCGACGAGGGCACGACTACCCGCAGCGCCACCCAGATCGCCGAGGAACAGGAGCGTCTGGGCGCGCAGATCCAGACCGGAGCCTCGCTCGACCAGAGCACCATCGGCCTCAGCGCGCTGACCGCCAACCTGGCCCCGTCGCTGGCACTGGCCGCCGACGTGCTGCTGCACCCGGCCTTCAAGGCAGAGGACGTGGCGCGCGTGAAGGGGCAGACCGAGGCCAAACTGGCGCAAGTGCTGTCCTCCCCCAACTACCTTGCCAACCGCACGCTGGCCGCCGAACTCTACGGCAAGCATCCCTACGCCCAGCCTTCGGACGGCCTCGGCAATGCGGCCTCGCTCGCCGCTCTGACGCCCGCTGACCTCAAGGCCGCACACGACAAGTGGCTGCGCCCCGATCTCGCGAAGATCACCGTAGTCGGCGATATCACCATGGCGCAGTTGAAGCCCCTGCTCGAACAGGCGTTCGGTGGCTGGAAGGCACCGGCAGGCGCCAAGCCGGTCAAGCCGATCACCGCCGCCACACCCGCGCCCACCGCGCGGATCGTGCTGATCGATCGTCCGCACTCGCCGCAGTCGGTCATCATGGCCGGGCGCGTGGAGGCCCTCACCGGCCGCACGCAGGGCATGGAGCCGCTGATGCTGGCGAACGATGTGCTCGGGGGCGACTTCCTTTCGCGCCTGAACAGCGACATTCGCGAGGAGAAGGGGTGGAGCTACGGCGTCGCCTCGGGCGTCACCCAGCCGATGGGGCCACGTGCGCTGACCCTGCGCGCGCCGGTGCAGTCGGACAAGACCGGCGCCTCGATCGCCGCAATGATCGCCGACATGAAGGCATTCCCGGCGACCCAGCCCGTCACCCCGGTCGAGCTCCAGCGCGTGACCGACGGCACCATCCGGGGCCTGCCGAACGAGTTCGAGACCAACAGCGATGTCCTCTCGGCCATCCGCAAGGACGAGCTGCTGGGCCGCCCGGATGACTATTACGCCAGGCTGCCCGCCACCTTGCGCGCCATCGACGGCAAGGCGATCGGACAGGCTGCCGCACAATGGTTGCAGCCCGGCGGCATGACCTTCGTTATCGTGGGTGACAAATCGGTGGTCGAACCCCAACTCAAGGGTCTTGGTCTGCCGGTCGAAGTGCGCGAGGCTCCCAAGGTCGGCGGCGCGAACGCCGATGGGGACGATACAGGAGAGAACTGA
- the gatB gene encoding Asp-tRNA(Asn)/Glu-tRNA(Gln) amidotransferase subunit GatB, with the protein MSNYRIQGATGEWEVVIGLEVHAQVASNSKLFSSAATAFGAEPNTQVSLIDAAMPGMLPVPNRECIRQAVRTGMAIEAQINKWSRFDRKNYFYADLPQGYQISQLYHPLVGEGSLTIEADEKAGIPEDKVIGIERIHVEQDAGKLMHDQHPTMSYVDLNRVGVALMEIVSRPDMTSPAEAGAYVAKLRQILRYVGSCDGNMDQGSMRCDVNVSVRKAGEPFGTRTETKNVNSVRFVMQTIEHEASRQVDVLESGGKIVQETRLFDPTTGTTRSMRSKEDAHDYRYFPDPDLLPLELDDAFLEDCRNSLPELPDAKRARYTGELGLSAYNAQVLTADVDTARWFEVLLAETAAASDKSPADVAKQAANWLISELFGALNKSGTSLTESSITPVKGAELLALVSKGTISGSIAKQVLEIMIETGDGAAAIVEREGLKQESDTGAIEAKVDEILAANGEKVAQYKEGKVALFGFFVGQTMKAMQGKANPQVVNEILKTKLG; encoded by the coding sequence ATGAGCAATTATCGTATCCAGGGCGCCACGGGTGAGTGGGAGGTGGTCATCGGCCTCGAAGTCCACGCGCAGGTCGCCTCGAACTCCAAGCTGTTCTCCAGCGCGGCGACCGCGTTCGGGGCCGAGCCGAACACGCAGGTCTCGCTGATCGACGCGGCGATGCCGGGCATGCTGCCGGTGCCGAACCGCGAGTGCATCCGTCAGGCCGTGCGCACCGGCATGGCGATCGAGGCGCAGATCAACAAGTGGTCGCGCTTTGACCGCAAGAACTACTTCTACGCCGATCTGCCGCAGGGCTACCAGATCAGCCAGCTCTACCACCCGCTGGTGGGCGAAGGCTCGCTGACCATCGAGGCGGACGAGAAGGCCGGTATCCCCGAAGACAAGGTCATCGGCATCGAGCGCATCCACGTCGAGCAGGATGCGGGCAAGCTGATGCACGATCAGCACCCGACGATGTCCTACGTCGATCTCAACCGCGTGGGCGTGGCGCTGATGGAAATCGTCAGCCGCCCGGACATGACCTCGCCTGCCGAGGCCGGGGCATACGTTGCCAAGCTGCGCCAGATCCTGCGCTATGTCGGATCGTGCGATGGCAACATGGATCAGGGCTCGATGCGCTGCGACGTCAACGTCTCGGTGCGCAAGGCGGGCGAACCGTTCGGCACGCGTACCGAAACCAAGAACGTCAACTCCGTGCGCTTCGTCATGCAGACGATCGAGCACGAGGCCTCGCGTCAGGTCGACGTGCTGGAGAGCGGCGGCAAGATCGTGCAGGAAACCCGTCTGTTCGATCCCACCACCGGCACCACGCGCTCGATGCGTTCGAAGGAAGATGCGCACGACTATCGCTACTTCCCCGATCCCGACCTACTGCCGCTGGAACTGGACGACGCGTTCCTGGAAGACTGCCGCAACTCGCTGCCCGAACTGCCCGACGCCAAGCGCGCTCGCTACACCGGCGAGCTGGGCCTTTCGGCCTACAACGCGCAGGTGCTGACGGCGGACGTCGATACCGCGCGCTGGTTCGAGGTGCTGCTGGCGGAGACGGCGGCGGCATCGGACAAGAGCCCGGCGGACGTTGCCAAGCAGGCGGCGAACTGGCTGATCTCGGAACTGTTCGGCGCGCTCAACAAGTCGGGCACCTCGCTGACCGAGTCCTCGATCACGCCGGTGAAGGGCGCCGAACTGCTGGCGCTGGTCAGCAAGGGCACGATCTCGGGTTCGATCGCCAAGCAGGTGCTGGAGATCATGATCGAAACCGGCGACGGCGCTGCCGCTATCGTTGAGCGCGAGGGCCTCAAGCAGGAGAGCGATACCGGCGCCATCGAGGCGAAGGTGGACGAGATTCTGGCCGCCAATGGCGAGAAGGTTGCCCAGTACAAGGAGGGCAAGGTCGCGCTGTTCGGCTTCTTCGTCGGCCAGACGATGAAGGCGATGCAGGGCAAGGCCAACCCGCAGGTGGTCAACGAGATCCTGAAGACCAAGCTCGGCTGA